The following are from one region of the Polyangiaceae bacterium genome:
- a CDS encoding sigma-70 family RNA polymerase sigma factor, whose protein sequence is MSSSLVDRARRGDAAAMEELLADVAPQVHRFGRRMCGSDHDADDVVQDTLINVATHLDQFEGRASLSSWVFALARSACSRRRRGLKNRPPVAEEAVRERVDPAPTPEQHAESSELGSALSRALDSLSDEHREVILLRDVEGLTAPEAAHALGTSVDAVKSRLHRARSALRDALRPVLEPDPTPMPRDGDCPDVVELWSRYADGDLGPDDCASMEQHLAACPHCGAACQALKTALVACRTVRKAEVPVTLQLHVRRALQSWAEEQKP, encoded by the coding sequence ATGTCGAGCTCCCTCGTTGACCGAGCCCGGCGCGGCGACGCCGCCGCCATGGAAGAGCTGCTGGCGGACGTCGCCCCTCAGGTGCACCGTTTCGGTCGCCGCATGTGCGGCAGCGATCACGACGCCGACGACGTGGTGCAGGACACGCTGATCAACGTGGCCACGCACCTCGACCAGTTCGAGGGCCGCGCGTCGTTGTCGAGCTGGGTGTTCGCCCTGGCGCGCAGCGCGTGCTCGCGGCGGCGGCGGGGGCTGAAGAACCGCCCGCCGGTCGCGGAAGAGGCGGTTCGCGAACGCGTCGATCCCGCGCCCACACCGGAACAGCATGCGGAGTCGTCAGAGCTCGGGAGCGCGCTGTCCCGGGCGCTGGATTCGCTGAGTGACGAGCACCGCGAGGTGATCCTGCTGCGCGACGTCGAGGGCCTCACGGCGCCGGAGGCGGCGCACGCACTGGGTACCAGCGTGGACGCGGTGAAGAGCCGCCTGCATCGGGCGCGCTCCGCCTTGCGGGATGCCCTCCGGCCGGTGCTGGAGCCGGACCCCACGCCGATGCCGCGGGACGGAGACTGTCCGGACGTGGTGGAGCTGTGGTCGCGCTATGCCGACGGCGATCTGGGCCCCGACGATTGCGCCAGCATGGAGCAGCACCTCGCCGCGTGTCCGCACTGCGGCGCCGCCTGTCAGGCCTTGAAGACGGCCTTGGTCGCCTGCCGCACCGTGAGAAAGGCGGAAGTTCCCGTCACTCTGCAGCTCCACGTGCGCCGGGCGCTGCAGTCTTGGGCCGAAGAGCAGAAGCCCTGA
- a CDS encoding OsmC family protein: MSQHVGEFSIAIEQVDGYEFRVKFDKEQYESLMLDEPAPLSQDRAPNAARILAAAVGNCLSASLLFCLSRAGVKLEDIKSDVKVELTRNENRRLRIGHMEVTVRPKLSATGEKIDKCLETFEDFCVVTQSVREGLDVKVNVEPQ, encoded by the coding sequence ATGAGCCAACACGTGGGTGAATTCTCGATCGCCATCGAGCAGGTCGACGGTTACGAGTTCCGCGTCAAGTTCGACAAGGAACAGTACGAGAGCTTGATGCTCGACGAGCCGGCGCCCCTGAGCCAGGACCGCGCGCCCAACGCCGCGCGCATCTTGGCCGCTGCCGTGGGCAACTGCTTGTCGGCGAGCCTGCTCTTCTGCCTGAGCCGCGCCGGGGTGAAGCTCGAGGACATCAAGAGCGACGTGAAGGTGGAGCTCACCCGAAACGAGAACCGCCGGCTTCGCATCGGGCACATGGAAGTGACGGTCCGGCCCAAGCTCAGCGCAACGGGCGAAAAGATCGACAAGTGCCTGGAGACCTTCGAGGACTTCTGCGTGGTGACCCAGAGCGTGCGTGAGGGGCTCGACGTCAAAGTGAACGTGGAACCTCAGTAG
- a CDS encoding thiol reductase thioredoxin — MHTTEITKENFDETVGEGIVFLDWWASWCGPCRAFAPIYERAAARHTDATWGKVDTEAQPELAQAFGITAIPTLMVFRDGILLFEQPGMVPALTLDKLVERVRELDMDEIRQKLAEEKAKGEQPTATTA; from the coding sequence ATGCACACTACAGAAATCACCAAAGAGAACTTCGACGAAACCGTGGGTGAAGGAATCGTTTTCCTGGACTGGTGGGCGTCCTGGTGCGGTCCCTGTCGCGCATTCGCGCCGATCTACGAGCGCGCCGCGGCCCGTCACACGGATGCCACCTGGGGCAAGGTGGACACCGAGGCACAGCCCGAGCTGGCGCAGGCCTTCGGCATCACCGCCATCCCGACCCTGATGGTGTTCCGCGACGGCATCCTGCTCTTCGAGCAACCCGGCATGGTTCCGGCGCTGACCCTGGACAAGCTGGTCGAGCGCGTGCGCGAGCTCGACATGGACGAGATCCGCCAGAAGCTCGCCGAAGAGAAGGCGAAGGGCGAGCAGCCGACGGCGACGACCGCGTGA
- a CDS encoding FHA domain-containing protein, whose amino-acid sequence MRYRIHEGETLVGRGSRVAFFLDEPSVSREHALIRRVGDKVSVTDLGSSNGTFVNGDRVVKTRGLDLGDTIRLGAAELKFGVTRGPVVSSMSPGIELIEQRVERRPVMDLSTEPQFGSLDVLETLIASPEAAEDPRELAAMIRSSVDRLLENLDRRNTPLGPDQRARLLTIVEVVSDWFPDGSLSDWQSSIRNRVG is encoded by the coding sequence ATGCGCTACCGCATCCACGAAGGGGAGACCCTCGTGGGCCGCGGCAGCCGCGTGGCGTTCTTCCTCGACGAGCCCAGCGTGTCGCGGGAGCACGCGCTGATCCGCCGCGTGGGGGACAAGGTCAGCGTGACGGATCTGGGAAGCAGCAACGGCACCTTCGTCAACGGGGACCGCGTGGTGAAGACCCGGGGCCTCGACCTGGGGGACACCATTCGCCTGGGCGCCGCGGAGCTCAAGTTCGGCGTGACTCGAGGGCCCGTCGTCTCCAGCATGTCGCCCGGAATCGAGCTCATCGAGCAGCGCGTGGAGCGGCGCCCGGTGATGGACCTCAGCACCGAGCCTCAGTTCGGGTCGCTGGACGTGCTCGAGACCCTGATCGCGAGCCCCGAGGCAGCGGAGGATCCGCGAGAGCTGGCAGCGATGATCCGTTCGTCGGTCGATCGACTGCTCGAGAACCTCGATCGCCGCAACACGCCGCTGGGGCCCGATCAGCGCGCCCGCCTGCTCACCATCGTCGAGGTGGTGAGCGATTGGTTCCCCGACGGATCGCTGAGCGACTGGCAGAGCTCGATCCGCAACCGCGTGGGCTGA